TCATAACAGTGAATGGGGGGTCTGCACGCGCAGACCCCCCATCATACTACTATGTGAGACTCACAGCCCAACCTCTGCTGCGAAATCGCCCTCTTCGAGGCGCGCCTTCACAGCAGAGAGGTACCGGCCCGCGTCCGCACCATCGATGAGACGGTGATCGTACGAGAGTGCCAGGTAGATGAAGCTGCGGATCCCGATCGACTCATTGCCGAACTCGTCCGTGACAACAGCCGGGCGCTTGTAGATCGTGCCGACGCCGAGGATCGCCGACTCGGGAGCGTTGACGATGGGAGTATCGAACAGCGCTCCGGCCGAGCCGGTGTTGGTGATCGTGAATGTGCCGCCCGACAGCTCATCCGGAGAGACGTTCCCCGAGCGGGTGCGCGACGCGAGGTCGACGACAGCCTTCGAGATGCCGGCAATGTTGAGGTCGCCCGCGTTCTTGATGACCGGGACCATGAGGCCGCGCTCCGTGTCGACCGCAATGCCGACGTTCTCGCGATCGAAGTACTCGACCGACTTCTCGTCGACGATACGGGCGTTGATCTTCGGGTGGGCCTTGAGGGCCTCCGTCGCCGCCTTGATGAAGAACGGGAGGTAGGTGAGCTTGATGCCCTCCGCTGCGTGGAACCTGTCCTTCGCAGCGGTGCGGATCGCCACGACCTTCGTCACGTCGACCTCGATGACCGTGGTGAGCTGGGCGGAGCCCTGGAGCGAGTCCATCATGCGCTTGGCGATGACCTGGCGCAGGCGGGACATCTTCTCTGTGGTGCCGCGCAGCGGCGAGGCAGCGGCAGCCTTCGCCGCCGGTGCGGCCGGGGCCGACTTCTGCGACGCCGCCTCGGCGGCCTTCCGCTCGGCCTCTTCGGCTGCCTTCTTCGCCGCCTCGGCCGCAGCCTCGATGTCCTGTCGGCGGATGCGACCGCCGACGCCAGTTCCCTCGACGGAGTCGAGGTCAACGTCGAGCTCGCGAGCGAGCTTGCGGACGATCGGAGTCACGTACGCGCCGGAGGCGGAATCCGCAGCGGAGACAGGCTCCACATCCTCGGTGTCGGCCTTCGGCTCGGAGTCCGTCTTCTGATCAGCGGTGTCCTCGGGCTTCTCCTCGCCGAGCTCCTCCTCTTCGGCGGGTGCGTCGCCGGGTGCGACCTGCTCACCGGAGGGGGCCTCCTCGATCGCCTTATCCTCGCCGGCGGGCGCGGACGACGCCTCGGAGGACTTGGGCGAACCTGATCCGATGATGGCGAGAGCGGCGCCGACCTCGACGGTCTCATCCTCACCGACAAGAATCTCGAGGAGCGTGCCGGCGACGGGGGAGGGGACCTCGGTATCGACCTTGTCGGTCGAGACCTCGAGCAGCGGCTCGTCGACCTCGACGGTGTCGCCCACTTCCTTCAGCCACTGGGTCACAGTGCCCTCGGTGACCGACTCGCCCAGTGCGGGCATCGGAACCTTCTCACCCTCGGAAGAACCCGACTTCTGAGCCGGAGCCTCCTCCTCGGCAGGCTCCTCAGCCTGGGACTGCTCAACGGCGGGCTCTTCAGCCTGGGACTGCTCAACGGCGGGCTCCTCAGCAGGCTCGTCGGCCTCGCCGGTGTCGTCGGATTCGCCCGAACCCGAACCGTCGCCGATGTAGGCGAGGATGGCGCCGACCTCGACGGTCTCATCCTCTTCGACGACGATCTTCTCCAGGACGCCGGCGACGGGGGAGGGGACCTCGGTATCGACCTTGTCGGTCGAGACCTCGAGCAGCGGCTCGTCGACCTCGACGGTGTCGCCCACTTCCTTGAGCCACTGGGTGACGGTGCCGTCCGTGACGGACTCGCCGAGCGCCGGCATCTTGATTGCTTCAGACATGTTCTCGTCTCCTTGAGCTCTTAGTTGTGGGTGTGCAGCGGCTTGCCGGCGAGTGCGAGGATGGCCTCGCCGACGGCCTCATTCTGCGTGGGGTGGGCGTGGATGAGGCCCTCGAAATCTTCGGGGAATGCTTCCCAGGCGACCATGAGCTGGCCTTCGCCGACCTGCTCGCCCATGCGGGCGCCGATCGCGTGGAAGCCGACGATGGGGCCGTCCTTCTCGCGCACGAGCTTGACGAAACCGGCCGTGCCGAGCATCTGCGACTTGCCGTTGCCCGCGAGGTTGAACTCGACGGTCTCGATGTTCTCCTTGCCGTACTTCTCCTCGGCCGTGTCCTGGTTGAGGCCGACGGAGGAGACCTCCGGGTTGGTGTAGGTGACGCGCGGGATGAGGTGCTCTTCGATCGCCTTCGGCTCGAGGCCGGCGATCTCCTCTGCCACGAAGATGCCGTGGAGGAAGCCGCGGTGCGCGAGCTGGAGGCCGGGGACGATGTCGCCGACGGCGTAGATGTTGCCGACACCCGTGTGGAGACGCTCGTTTGCGATGACGAAGCCGCGCTCCATGGGGATGCCCTGCTCCTCGTAGCCGAGGTTCGCGGTCGAGGGGCCGCGGCCGACTGCGACGAGGAGGTAGGAGGCCTCGTAGCTGGCGCCGTCCTGCGTGTAGACCTTGACGCCGTTCTCGTTCTGCTCGACGCGATCGAACATCGTCTTCGTCTTGAA
This is a stretch of genomic DNA from Flaviflexus salsibiostraticola. It encodes these proteins:
- the sucB gene encoding 2-oxoglutarate dehydrogenase, E2 component, dihydrolipoamide succinyltransferase, which gives rise to MSEAIKMPALGESVTDGTVTQWLKEVGDTVEVDEPLLEVSTDKVDTEVPSPVAGVLEKIVVEEDETVEVGAILAYIGDGSGSGESDDTGEADEPAEEPAVEQSQAEEPAVEQSQAEEPAEEEAPAQKSGSSEGEKVPMPALGESVTEGTVTQWLKEVGDTVEVDEPLLEVSTDKVDTEVPSPVAGTLLEILVGEDETVEVGAALAIIGSGSPKSSEASSAPAGEDKAIEEAPSGEQVAPGDAPAEEEELGEEKPEDTADQKTDSEPKADTEDVEPVSAADSASGAYVTPIVRKLARELDVDLDSVEGTGVGGRIRRQDIEAAAEAAKKAAEEAERKAAEAASQKSAPAAPAAKAAAASPLRGTTEKMSRLRQVIAKRMMDSLQGSAQLTTVIEVDVTKVVAIRTAAKDRFHAAEGIKLTYLPFFIKAATEALKAHPKINARIVDEKSVEYFDRENVGIAVDTERGLMVPVIKNAGDLNIAGISKAVVDLASRTRSGNVSPDELSGGTFTITNTGSAGALFDTPIVNAPESAILGVGTIYKRPAVVTDEFGNESIGIRSFIYLALSYDHRLIDGADAGRYLSAVKARLEEGDFAAEVGL
- the lpdA gene encoding dihydrolipoyl dehydrogenase, encoding MADTQEFDIVILGAGSGGYAAALRAGQLGMKVALVEGDKVGGTCLHRGCIPTKALLHAADVADEVRDGANVGVKASLEGIDMSALNAYKDGVVSRMYKGLTGLVASRNIETIEGWGRLTGKDTVQVGDRVLKGKNIILATGSYSKSLPGLPIEGRVITSDQALQLDEVPESVIVLGGGVIGSEMASAWRSLGAEVTIIEGLPNLVPNEDPAISKALERAFRKRKIAFKTKTMFDRVEQNENGVKVYTQDGASYEASYLLVAVGRGPSTANLGYEEQGIPMERGFVIANERLHTGVGNIYAVGDIVPGLQLAHRGFLHGIFVAEEIAGLEPKAIEEHLIPRVTYTNPEVSSVGLNQDTAEEKYGKENIETVEFNLAGNGKSQMLGTAGFVKLVREKDGPIVGFHAIGARMGEQVGEGQLMVAWEAFPEDFEGLIHAHPTQNEAVGEAILALAGKPLHTHN